Proteins from a single region of uncultured Sunxiuqinia sp.:
- a CDS encoding efflux RND transporter periplasmic adaptor subunit, translating into MNRTFTHKQLMSHFAILLFAVVLVSCSSENADNDDRQGKQAQLAEYKQQVHDLNLKIKELEAELSKTADVERVEVVLSELQATDFEHFIEVTGSVEADQEVNVSPEGSGQILDIKVKEGQRVAKGTVLAALNSEPIDRSIEQTKINLELAQTTFERQKNLWNQNIGSELQYLQAKSNKESLEKQLENLEAQKDMSIIKAPVSGILDVIYQKQGQIASPQIPFGKIVNIDKIKIYADVSESYLTKINENDDVSVYFPAIGEERKTKIQLIGNYIDPDNRTFRIRLDLKNQDKMIKPNMEAVVKIRDYAAKDAIVIPSLLIKEDFKGKYTYVAEKGQRGLVAKKVYVTPGVSNNNTTEVKEGLSVGTKIISEGFSQIFDGSPIRDNK; encoded by the coding sequence ATGAACAGAACATTTACACACAAACAATTGATGAGCCATTTTGCTATTCTGTTATTCGCAGTGGTTCTGGTTTCTTGCTCTTCGGAAAATGCAGACAATGATGACAGGCAGGGAAAGCAGGCTCAACTGGCAGAATATAAGCAACAGGTTCACGACTTGAATTTGAAAATTAAAGAGCTTGAAGCGGAGCTTAGTAAAACTGCAGATGTAGAAAGAGTAGAAGTTGTATTGAGCGAATTGCAAGCTACCGACTTTGAGCACTTTATTGAAGTGACGGGTAGCGTTGAGGCTGATCAGGAAGTGAATGTAAGCCCGGAGGGATCAGGTCAAATACTCGATATTAAGGTGAAAGAAGGTCAACGTGTAGCTAAAGGAACAGTTTTAGCGGCACTCAATTCCGAGCCAATTGACCGTTCAATAGAACAAACTAAAATTAACCTGGAGTTGGCACAAACAACCTTCGAACGCCAAAAGAATCTGTGGAACCAAAATATTGGTTCGGAACTGCAGTACCTGCAAGCGAAATCAAATAAGGAATCGCTCGAAAAACAATTGGAAAACCTGGAGGCACAGAAAGACATGTCGATTATTAAAGCACCGGTTAGTGGAATTCTTGATGTAATTTACCAAAAGCAAGGTCAAATTGCTAGCCCCCAGATTCCGTTCGGTAAAATTGTGAATATCGATAAAATCAAAATTTATGCTGATGTGTCGGAGTCATACCTAACAAAGATTAATGAAAATGATGATGTGTCGGTTTACTTTCCGGCTATTGGCGAAGAGCGTAAAACCAAAATTCAGTTAATCGGAAATTATATTGATCCGGATAATCGAACGTTCCGCATTCGGCTGGATCTGAAAAATCAGGATAAAATGATTAAACCCAACATGGAGGCCGTCGTTAAAATTCGCGATTATGCTGCCAAAGACGCTATCGTCATTCCTTCGCTTTTGATTAAAGAAGATTTTAAAGGTAAATACACCTATGTAGCCGAAAAAGGCCAAAGAGGACTGGTTGCCAAAAAGGTATATGTTACGCCTGGAGTTTCCAATAATAATACGACTGAGGTGAAAGAAGGACTAAGTGTGGGCACAAAAATTATTTCTGAAGGTTTTAGCCAGATTTTTGACGGTTCACCAATCCGAGATAATAAATGA
- a CDS encoding TolC family protein — translation MKTKTKQLFILLLFLIASSGVKAQDEFDFTLAEAQEYALSNSYVIRNSKLDVDAAKKKVWETIAMGLPQVSGTSNYTKNIDAAKSPMPVAIIPKDFWFPLGIPEDTPLDGTFPISFAQKFNADYGFKIDQLIFDGSYIVGVNSAKIYLQMAAETKEKTEIEIKQAVAQSYFLVLAAEENLKVMKENLKNSEKLESDTKALYENGFTEEQDVDQMRLLVQKSENEILKAEREIRVSRMVLKYTMGIDVEERIVLTQPLTEFLNPLLDGEENLGGFDYSSHIDYRMLDTQRQLSMKELRLAQAAYLPRLTAFYNWSKMSFGDNANLYKSSVPWYKSSMFGFNLSIPIFTSGQQMAKVQQARFSYQQSENEQALAEQTLKKDYLSAVADIESAIDQYHNDIENKKLAKKIYDKTTIKYNNGISSSVELSQIETQYIQSQGAWVASVIQLLNSKITLEKAIGKL, via the coding sequence ATGAAAACTAAAACAAAACAATTATTTATCTTGCTTTTATTCCTGATTGCTAGCTCCGGGGTAAAGGCTCAGGATGAATTCGATTTTACTTTAGCCGAAGCTCAGGAGTATGCGTTAAGCAATTCTTACGTTATCCGGAATAGTAAGCTTGATGTTGATGCGGCGAAGAAAAAGGTATGGGAAACCATTGCTATGGGACTTCCTCAGGTTTCGGGAACATCAAATTATACGAAAAACATAGATGCAGCCAAAAGCCCAATGCCAGTTGCAATCATACCCAAAGATTTTTGGTTTCCACTTGGAATTCCGGAGGATACTCCCCTTGATGGTACGTTCCCTATTTCATTTGCTCAGAAATTTAACGCAGACTATGGCTTTAAAATCGACCAACTTATTTTTGATGGTTCCTATATTGTAGGCGTTAATTCTGCGAAGATTTACCTCCAGATGGCTGCGGAAACAAAGGAGAAAACAGAGATAGAAATCAAGCAGGCCGTGGCTCAGTCTTATTTCTTGGTGCTGGCAGCTGAGGAAAACCTCAAAGTAATGAAGGAAAATCTGAAAAACTCTGAGAAGCTGGAGTCGGATACTAAGGCACTTTACGAAAATGGTTTTACCGAGGAGCAAGATGTTGATCAGATGCGCTTGCTGGTTCAAAAATCTGAAAATGAAATTTTGAAAGCTGAACGCGAAATTCGGGTATCTCGTATGGTGTTAAAGTATACGATGGGGATAGATGTTGAAGAAAGGATTGTACTGACTCAACCACTGACTGAGTTTTTGAACCCCTTGCTTGATGGTGAAGAAAATTTGGGAGGATTCGACTATTCTTCGCATATCGATTATCGAATGTTAGATACCCAACGTCAGCTAAGCATGAAGGAATTAAGGCTCGCTCAGGCAGCCTACCTACCTCGTCTTACTGCATTCTACAATTGGAGCAAAATGTCTTTCGGAGATAATGCGAACTTATATAAAAGCAGTGTTCCCTGGTATAAATCTTCCATGTTTGGATTCAATCTTTCGATTCCAATTTTTACATCAGGTCAGCAAATGGCTAAAGTACAGCAAGCTAGGTTTTCGTATCAACAGTCGGAAAACGAGCAAGCCTTGGCTGAGCAAACCTTGAAAAAGGACTATCTGTCGGCTGTGGCAGACATTGAAAGTGCCATCGACCAGTATCATAATGATATTGAAAATAAAAAGCTAGCGAAGAAAATTTATGACAAGACAACCATAAAATATAACAATGGGATTAGCAGTAGTGTCGAGCTTTCGCAAATCGAAACGCAGTACATTCAGTCTCAAGGAGCCTGGGTGGCATCAGTCATTCAGCTATTGAACTCAAAAATTACACTGGAAAAAGCAATCGGAAAACTTTAA
- a CDS encoding TetR/AcrR family transcriptional regulator: MKDKKQYILEEVGKMYMRHGIRSVTMDDVAAELGVSKKTLYQNFKDKAELVSQVVESFLSKNEQCHCHENDTLNAIDRVFWMREHVNNLLKLAHNNLEYDLKKSYPKLYKKISEYKKERFYEDSFSVIEQGKQEGFFRVEVNSDLVSRLSVGRFLLVFNPDYGLFTQEEVRNISLFDQVMDYHFHGICTDKGLKYYKKQLNKVQNEN, translated from the coding sequence ATGAAAGACAAGAAGCAGTATATTCTGGAGGAGGTTGGAAAAATGTATATGCGGCATGGCATCAGAAGTGTGACCATGGATGACGTTGCAGCAGAATTGGGTGTTTCGAAGAAAACACTTTATCAAAACTTTAAAGACAAAGCAGAGTTAGTCTCACAAGTGGTTGAATCTTTTTTATCGAAAAATGAGCAATGCCATTGTCATGAAAATGATACACTAAATGCAATTGATCGGGTCTTCTGGATGCGAGAACACGTAAATAACCTGTTGAAGCTTGCACACAATAATTTGGAGTACGATTTGAAAAAGAGTTATCCAAAACTGTACAAAAAGATTTCAGAATATAAGAAAGAGCGATTTTATGAGGATAGCTTTTCTGTAATAGAACAAGGGAAACAAGAAGGATTTTTTAGAGTTGAAGTGAATTCAGATTTGGTATCAAGATTGAGCGTAGGTCGGTTCCTGCTTGTTTTTAATCCTGATTACGGTTTGTTTACACAGGAAGAAGTGCGAAACATCAGTCTTTTTGATCAAGTTATGGATTATCATTTTCATGGCATTTGTACCGACAAAGGTTTAAAATACTATAAAAAACAATTAAACAAAGTTCAGAATGAAAACTAA
- a CDS encoding 2-C-methyl-D-erythritol 4-phosphate cytidylyltransferase: MKKFALIVAGGVGQRMGAEVPKQFIRIAGKPILIWTIERFKAFDKDINIVLVLPESQFNYWKEIALEFNLSKSIVLAKGGETRFQSVRSGLNQIPDERIVFIHDGVRPLVSSETLDNCYRMALEKGNALPVAPVVESLRQVDGDQSKHVDRSQYRLVQTPQTFRSSTIKQAYQQAEVPFFTDDASVCEANGVPIHLVDGNVENLKITRPIDLVIATALLK; this comes from the coding sequence ATGAAAAAGTTTGCATTAATAGTTGCCGGAGGTGTTGGCCAAAGAATGGGAGCGGAGGTTCCCAAGCAGTTTATTCGAATTGCCGGAAAGCCAATATTGATTTGGACCATTGAACGATTCAAAGCATTCGACAAGGATATTAATATTGTACTGGTGTTACCAGAGAGTCAGTTTAACTATTGGAAGGAAATAGCTCTTGAATTTAATCTCTCCAAAAGTATCGTCTTGGCAAAAGGTGGCGAAACACGGTTCCAATCTGTAAGAAGCGGGCTAAACCAGATTCCCGACGAAAGAATTGTTTTTATTCATGATGGTGTTCGTCCGCTGGTTTCGTCTGAAACTTTAGACAATTGTTATCGCATGGCGCTTGAAAAAGGGAATGCACTACCGGTTGCACCAGTTGTTGAATCGTTAAGGCAAGTTGATGGTGACCAAAGCAAACATGTCGACCGAAGCCAATATCGGTTGGTACAAACACCGCAAACTTTTAGAAGCAGTACCATTAAACAAGCGTATCAGCAAGCCGAGGTTCCTTTTTTTACTGATGATGCTTCTGTTTGCGAAGCTAATGGTGTTCCAATTCATCTGGTTGATGGTAATGTGGAAAACCTCAAAATAACCCGGCCAATAGACCTTGTAATTGCAACAGCCTTGCTGAAGTAG
- a CDS encoding DUF2461 domain-containing protein, giving the protein MKAILDFLNDLRKNNNREWFNDNRKRYEESKEQMLFFTELMIQEIHKFDPEIPFLNPKDCLFRIFRDVRFSKDKSPYKTQMGSFIAKHGRKSGRAGYYIHIDPGNSFLGGGVWRPQADTLKAIRTEILENTNDFKEILADKDFAKYFSLMNDDKLKMAPKGFPKDFEDIELLKHKSYVFGYKIGDKTISGDQFVSLSVDVFRELHKANRFINHALDKK; this is encoded by the coding sequence ATGAAAGCAATTCTAGATTTTTTAAACGACCTCAGAAAAAATAATAATCGTGAATGGTTTAACGACAACCGGAAACGCTACGAAGAAAGCAAAGAACAGATGCTGTTTTTTACCGAGCTAATGATCCAGGAAATCCATAAATTTGATCCGGAAATTCCATTTCTAAATCCCAAAGATTGCTTATTCAGAATATTCAGAGATGTTCGTTTTTCAAAAGATAAAAGCCCTTATAAAACTCAAATGGGAAGTTTTATTGCTAAACACGGACGTAAAAGCGGACGGGCAGGTTATTACATCCACATCGATCCGGGAAACTCGTTTTTAGGTGGTGGAGTCTGGCGCCCACAGGCTGATACTTTAAAGGCCATTCGGACTGAGATTCTTGAAAACACAAACGACTTTAAAGAAATACTAGCTGATAAAGATTTTGCCAAATATTTTTCACTAATGAATGACGATAAGCTAAAAATGGCCCCCAAAGGCTTTCCGAAGGACTTTGAAGATATCGAACTACTTAAACACAAATCATATGTTTTTGGCTACAAAATTGGAGACAAAACTATTTCCGGAGATCAATTTGTGAGCTTGTCGGTTGATGTTTTCAGGGAGTTGCACAAAGCAAATCGGTTCATAAATCATGCTTTGGACAAGAAATAA
- a CDS encoding DUF5020 family protein, with translation MKKFLLALFVSVLASGAFAQNVQVHYDFGKDRKLITSTVEMFRPDKYGSTFFFIDFDYGSDVRDVDTGASLAYWEIARAFKWTENQKIMPRVEFNAGVFKLDGAGNPFIPIENCWLAGVERTWASADFSKILTLQANYKNIKDKEDASFQLTAVWTVQMLKGKMTFTGFADFWKEEMFWGTDYRFLTEPQLWYNCYPNFAVGTEVEISNNFVKNGTVVNPTIAAKWTF, from the coding sequence ATGAAGAAATTTTTACTTGCTCTGTTTGTGAGTGTTCTTGCATCGGGTGCTTTTGCCCAAAATGTACAAGTTCATTATGATTTCGGCAAAGACCGTAAGCTAATTACTTCGACAGTTGAAATGTTCCGTCCTGATAAATACGGTTCAACTTTCTTTTTTATTGACTTTGATTATGGCTCCGATGTACGGGACGTCGATACCGGTGCATCGCTCGCTTACTGGGAAATTGCCCGGGCTTTTAAGTGGACCGAAAACCAAAAAATTATGCCACGCGTAGAATTTAACGCCGGAGTATTTAAGCTCGACGGAGCCGGTAACCCATTCATTCCTATTGAGAATTGTTGGTTAGCAGGAGTCGAACGTACTTGGGCATCGGCCGACTTTTCTAAAATCCTGACCTTGCAGGCAAACTACAAAAACATTAAAGACAAAGAAGATGCTTCATTTCAGCTAACAGCTGTTTGGACCGTTCAAATGCTAAAAGGGAAAATGACCTTCACCGGATTCGCCGATTTCTGGAAAGAAGAAATGTTCTGGGGTACTGATTACCGCTTTTTAACAGAACCACAACTGTGGTATAATTGCTATCCTAACTTTGCTGTTGGAACTGAAGTTGAGATCAGTAATAACTTTGTCAAGAATGGTACAGTTGTAAATCCAACTATCGCCGCCAAGTGGACTTTTTAA
- a CDS encoding NCS2 family permease, with the protein MKRFFKLEENNTSVKTEVLAGITTFMTMAYILAVNPSILSATGMDKNALFTATALAALVATLVMALVARLPFALAPGMGLNAFFAFTVVLGMGYSWQFALTAVFLEGIIFLILTAFNIRELIVNAIPLSLKHAVSAGIGLFIAFIGLQGAGVIINNDAVLVGLGDMGSPSVLIALFGVLLTGVLLALKVKGALLIGIFSATIAGIPFGVTQLPDGHLVSLPPSVEPIFWKFDFSQVFTIDMLIVLFTFLFVDMFDTVGTLVGVSSKANMLTPDGKVPRAKQALFADAIGTTFGAMIGTSTVTTYVESASGVAEGGRTGLTSLTTAGLFFIALFFAPLFIMIPGAATAPALILVGLFMLSPIMKIDLEDFTESIPAFMTIIMMPLTYSIAEGIVFGMLAYVLLKLLTGKHKEISPIMYILAVLFIFKFII; encoded by the coding sequence ATGAAACGTTTTTTCAAACTCGAAGAAAATAATACATCCGTAAAAACGGAAGTACTGGCCGGTATTACCACCTTCATGACAATGGCCTATATTTTGGCGGTAAATCCCAGCATTTTAAGCGCTACCGGAATGGATAAAAATGCACTATTTACAGCCACTGCTCTTGCCGCATTGGTTGCAACTTTAGTAATGGCATTGGTTGCCCGTTTGCCTTTTGCATTGGCTCCGGGGATGGGACTAAATGCATTTTTTGCTTTCACAGTTGTGCTGGGCATGGGCTACAGCTGGCAATTTGCTTTAACCGCCGTATTTCTCGAAGGTATCATATTCTTGATACTTACAGCCTTTAATATTCGTGAATTGATTGTTAATGCAATTCCGCTTTCATTAAAGCACGCTGTTTCTGCGGGTATTGGACTATTTATTGCCTTTATCGGACTTCAAGGTGCCGGAGTAATTATAAATAATGACGCTGTGTTGGTTGGTCTCGGAGATATGGGATCACCAAGTGTATTGATTGCATTATTTGGTGTATTACTTACCGGCGTACTTTTGGCCTTAAAAGTAAAAGGAGCTCTTTTGATTGGTATTTTTTCGGCTACAATTGCCGGAATTCCATTCGGAGTAACCCAATTGCCAGACGGACATCTGGTTTCCTTGCCCCCTTCAGTCGAGCCTATTTTCTGGAAGTTTGACTTTTCACAAGTCTTTACAATCGACATGTTGATTGTACTATTTACATTCCTTTTCGTTGATATGTTCGATACAGTTGGCACCCTTGTTGGCGTCTCATCAAAAGCCAACATGCTTACACCAGATGGAAAAGTACCTCGTGCAAAGCAGGCACTATTTGCTGATGCGATAGGAACAACGTTTGGCGCAATGATTGGAACAAGTACCGTTACAACTTATGTTGAAAGTGCATCAGGTGTTGCCGAAGGAGGTCGTACCGGATTAACTTCTTTGACTACTGCTGGCTTATTCTTCATCGCATTGTTTTTCGCTCCATTGTTTATCATGATTCCGGGAGCTGCCACGGCACCAGCGCTAATCCTGGTCGGCTTGTTTATGCTTTCGCCAATCATGAAAATAGATCTTGAAGATTTTACCGAGTCTATCCCAGCATTCATGACCATCATTATGATGCCATTAACTTATAGCATTGCCGAGGGAATTGTGTTTGGTATGTTGGCTTATGTCCTTCTGAAATTGCTAACAGGCAAGCACAAGGAAATTTCGCCAATCATGTACATTCTGGCAGTACTCTTTATATTTAAGTTTATCATTTAA
- a CDS encoding tetratricopeptide repeat protein, translated as MKKISLKPLAFFALAAVLFAGCSGLQKMKKNADQIDFNVTPEILEAHGGDVDVAINGRFPAKYFNKKATLVATPVLTYEGGETAFEPVTLQGEKVDANNKVISYSNGGSFAYKDAVDYKDDMRMSDLEIRITASQGSKSLDFEPIKVADGVIATSEMVINYPTPILGVQREKNTTGIYDPNIDEFQRVVPDQYVADIHYLINSSYVRGTELKGDDIEKLYAYTKDAFEAERKELKGVEISAYASPDGELDWNAKLSQQREGSSNKVVSRQLRRDNIEAELKTKFTPEDWEGFKEKMEESDIQDKELILRVLSMYSDPEVREREIRNLSQAFTVVADKILPELRRAKISASVDLIGKTDEEIAALADSDPSSLNPAELLYAATLTTDQNKKLAIYNSFSKVYPKDWRGYNNAGMVLAQQGKFDEAKPLFEKAEGLASSEPIIKNNLGAVALHNGDVEKAESLFGAASGAGDEVNYNLGIVALKKGEYDKAVKLFGDSDSPNVGLAKILAGDNNGALKSLENCTWEGCYMKEYFKAVVGARTAKENLMYESLENAVEMKPELKEKAATDLEFAKYWNDAKFQEIVK; from the coding sequence ATGAAAAAAATTAGCTTAAAACCTCTTGCCTTTTTTGCTCTGGCTGCTGTGCTTTTTGCAGGCTGTTCTGGCTTACAAAAGATGAAGAAGAACGCAGACCAAATCGATTTTAATGTAACACCTGAAATATTAGAAGCCCATGGTGGCGATGTGGATGTTGCGATCAATGGTCGGTTTCCCGCGAAATACTTCAACAAAAAAGCTACCTTGGTTGCCACTCCGGTGTTAACCTACGAGGGTGGTGAAACAGCATTCGAGCCGGTAACCTTGCAAGGTGAAAAGGTTGATGCCAACAATAAAGTTATCAGCTATTCAAATGGAGGAAGCTTTGCATATAAAGATGCAGTTGATTATAAAGACGACATGCGTATGTCGGATCTTGAAATTCGGATTACGGCTTCGCAAGGAAGCAAAAGCCTTGACTTTGAGCCAATCAAAGTTGCTGATGGTGTAATCGCGACTTCAGAAATGGTAATCAACTATCCTACTCCTATTTTGGGTGTTCAACGTGAGAAAAATACTACAGGTATTTACGATCCGAATATTGATGAATTTCAACGTGTTGTCCCTGATCAGTATGTAGCTGACATTCATTACCTAATAAACAGTTCATATGTTCGCGGAACTGAACTGAAAGGTGATGACATTGAAAAATTGTATGCTTATACAAAAGACGCTTTTGAAGCAGAACGTAAGGAATTAAAAGGTGTTGAGATCTCGGCTTATGCATCTCCTGATGGTGAGTTGGATTGGAATGCTAAGCTGTCACAGCAACGTGAAGGATCTTCAAACAAAGTAGTTTCTCGTCAACTTAGAAGAGATAACATCGAGGCTGAGTTGAAAACAAAATTCACTCCCGAAGATTGGGAAGGTTTTAAAGAAAAAATGGAAGAGTCAGACATTCAGGATAAAGAATTGATCTTGCGTGTTCTTTCTATGTATTCTGATCCTGAAGTTCGTGAGCGTGAAATCAGAAATTTATCTCAGGCGTTTACGGTAGTTGCTGACAAAATTCTTCCTGAATTACGTCGTGCAAAGATTTCAGCTAGCGTTGATTTGATTGGAAAAACTGATGAGGAAATTGCTGCTTTAGCTGATTCTGATCCATCATCGTTGAATCCAGCAGAATTGCTTTATGCTGCTACTTTAACTACTGATCAAAACAAAAAATTAGCTATTTATAACTCTTTTTCTAAAGTATACCCAAAAGACTGGAGAGGTTATAATAACGCAGGGATGGTATTGGCTCAGCAAGGAAAATTTGATGAGGCAAAACCATTATTTGAAAAAGCTGAAGGTTTAGCTTCGAGCGAGCCAATCATTAAAAATAACTTAGGTGCTGTTGCATTGCATAATGGTGATGTTGAGAAGGCTGAATCATTATTCGGAGCAGCTTCAGGTGCTGGCGACGAAGTAAATTACAACTTGGGTATTGTAGCCTTGAAAAAAGGTGAATACGACAAAGCGGTTAAATTGTTCGGCGATAGCGATTCTCCAAACGTAGGTTTAGCTAAAATCTTGGCAGGTGACAATAATGGTGCATTGAAATCATTGGAGAACTGTACTTGGGAAGGTTGCTACATGAAAGAATACTTTAAAGCAGTTGTAGGTGCTCGTACCGCGAAAGAAAACCTGATGTACGAAAGCTTGGAAAACGCTGTTGAAATGAAGCCTGAATTAAAAGAGAAAGCAGCAACAGACTTAGAATTTGCAAAATACTGGAATGACGCTAAATTTCAAGAGATTGTAAAATAA
- a CDS encoding deoxynucleoside kinase, which produces MKINYLVIEGNIGSGKTTLVNRIAKQYGARKLLEGFEDNPFLPKFYEDQEKFAFPLEMSFLADRYNQLKNNIREFELFSSFLISDYYFMKSLIFAQNTLSRDEYLLYERFFTIIYDKLPKPDLYVYLHSDVDKLLQNIKKRGRDYERNIDPDYLEKIRAGYFSFFKRQNEFPILIIDTTKIDFVDDENQYERLCSAIFENDYSTGVNRFLMD; this is translated from the coding sequence ATGAAGATCAACTATTTAGTCATTGAAGGAAATATTGGTTCGGGAAAAACTACATTGGTAAACCGTATTGCCAAACAGTATGGAGCGCGGAAATTACTTGAGGGATTTGAGGATAACCCCTTTTTACCCAAATTTTATGAAGACCAAGAAAAGTTTGCTTTCCCGCTCGAAATGTCTTTTTTGGCAGATCGCTATAATCAGCTGAAAAACAATATTCGCGAGTTTGAACTGTTCAGCTCTTTTTTGATTTCGGACTATTATTTCATGAAGTCTCTGATTTTCGCTCAAAACACACTTTCCCGAGATGAGTACTTGCTGTACGAGCGGTTTTTCACGATTATTTACGATAAACTTCCAAAGCCCGATTTGTATGTTTATTTGCATTCCGATGTCGATAAATTGCTTCAGAATATAAAGAAACGAGGACGAGATTATGAACGAAACATCGATCCCGATTATTTAGAGAAAATCAGAGCCGGTTATTTTTCGTTCTTCAAAAGACAAAATGAGTTCCCGATTTTGATTATTGATACCACTAAAATTGATTTCGTCGACGATGAGAATCAGTATGAAAGATTGTGTTCTGCTATTTTCGAAAACGACTATTCTACTGGGGTTAACAGGTTTTTGATGGATTAA
- a CDS encoding transposase: MSRKYKFHNADGVYFVSFAVQGWVDVFTRNEYKNILVENLDYCQKHKGLELFAWCIMTNHVHLIVRAKEGHLLPDILRDFKKFTSKAIIEAIVENQGESRKEWMLYRFRYTGKFDNRIKTYKFCQETNHAILLDNTRLIEQRINYTHENPVRAMIVSRAEDYLYSSARDYAGEKGFVNVQTTL; this comes from the coding sequence ATGAGCCGTAAGTATAAGTTTCATAATGCTGATGGAGTTTATTTCGTGTCCTTTGCTGTTCAAGGGTGGGTAGATGTTTTTACGCGCAATGAGTACAAGAACATTTTAGTTGAGAACTTGGATTATTGTCAGAAACACAAAGGACTTGAACTATTTGCCTGGTGCATCATGACAAATCATGTGCATTTAATAGTAAGGGCAAAAGAAGGGCATTTGTTGCCGGACATTCTCCGGGATTTTAAGAAGTTTACTAGTAAAGCCATCATTGAAGCTATTGTTGAAAATCAAGGAGAAAGCCGGAAGGAATGGATGCTGTACCGCTTTCGGTATACCGGAAAGTTTGATAACAGAATCAAAACCTATAAATTTTGTCAGGAAACAAACCATGCCATTTTGCTGGATAATACGAGATTGATTGAGCAACGGATTAATTATACGCATGAAAATCCGGTCCGCGCAATGATTGTTTCACGGGCAGAAGATTATCTTTACAGTTCGGCAAGAGATTATGCCGGGGAAAAAGGATTTGTGAATGTCCAAACAACATTGTGA
- a CDS encoding transposase, with translation MSNHLHLVCQAKEHFRISDIIRDFKKFTSKTILKMIEKEPESRKEWMLYRFRYAGKFDNRIKTYKFCQETNHAILLDNTRLIEQRINYTHENPVRAMIVSRAEDYLYSSARDYAGEKGFVNVQTTL, from the coding sequence ATGTCAAACCACTTGCATTTAGTTTGCCAGGCAAAAGAACATTTCAGGATAAGCGATATAATCCGGGATTTTAAGAAGTTCACTTCAAAGACAATTTTGAAGATGATTGAAAAAGAACCGGAAAGCCGAAAAGAATGGATGTTGTACCGCTTTCGGTATGCCGGAAAGTTTGATAACAGAATCAAAACCTATAAATTTTGTCAGGAAACAAACCATGCCATTTTGCTGGATAATACGAGATTGATTGAGCAACGGATTAATTATACGCATGAAAATCCGGTCCGCGCAATGATTGTTTCACGGGCAGAAGATTATCTTTACAGTTCGGCAAGAGATTATGCCGGGGAAAAAGGATTTGTAAATGTCCAAACAACATTGTGA